A stretch of Coccidioides posadasii str. Silveira chromosome 2, complete sequence DNA encodes these proteins:
- a CDS encoding uncharacterized protein (EggNog:ENOG410PIGD~COG:S) — protein MVDKGGLSALPARPPTPPRSSSVSRTEQVRRTSELQCSPPANEHSSTSLISPHPLSARSLKRVNFSPLTSYIKAPEFPASLAKNSRPPLPSLRPSKQCKPAKSILKSRPYVETPDEPRSSPMDDLPSMLDSIMQQLEGDCRVSRTDAYMQLLGSLAAYADLPDAAALLEKMPLLTQYIRRDLTITSSAFKHLEISLLHQASSLLCLLLWNPKFAGRISDDFKSFVLDLAIGSLQNPSTPKTIVIDDMRILYVQSFQPKLFTSSRITLLLHTLEDITTRLGGKSIVMMRLGIYEGLLKQARSLMATYASLWIDHVIKAMFHRVKDIRVRAIKLGLEAAKSFGPNPSISKATQDALDLTMENGAKFSDELCSRLITMVTSRDGSVYVPQIWSVIILLLRKPRASLNGWASFRRWILVIQKCFNCSDTPTKTQALVAWDRLVYASQTNEPAGKDLTFLSKPVFLQLERRKDETFTPLIDRALSSYCNLLYYSFRPSASHERLDACWQEYISSPFQHRLNSNHSNMRFACRIFAELLWNPHPKVWVEGKVLETARFKPEDLLRLDCRWVRSRIAVILPIFESFFKNADWSDDAITGSPIGLAWIHMMKALSDASSKEIQPSSELMKAIAALLDMLQRVWRETQTSLNAKLTDNLDLFLSRFRFLLTNMISIITPFPFTDKLLLRTTQDTFQPAQTPTHRHQKDGITRAPILHLFNMILNSFPSAPTSEYYDLVNDLIRLAVSGHSSRSPRLEILRQFTEILEEAGTEIPPSVSRVQDAWKAISTVTMECLKEAHIGTPNKRRDDISVGDFNKAVAILKVGNKLPGSLPEWIELFQSMISVVRTEGDDAAVSAAIDAISEDCNSASFLSIPRVVKLFEAIVFPGTHTAKQLPPFAQTITGPKHQNINIISCEKLLLLVTRALQDAYVKQKEFSKSDTLILLEAVARCFDKCPPDFQSTLLEKLQNGLSVWITDAQGQYSATSGSDKCLAMAVRNIVLASFQSLRSSGSTDSQLLNQLTPMVASGFESRHKSIVNSFIREWNSTFGLQETLKYPARLEAALGKLGASTSIRLPGWQHELELKVFTNTFPVCA, from the exons ATGGTCGACAAAGGCGGACTGAGCGCCCTCCCAGCCCGCCCACCAACTCCTCCACGATCTTCATCAGTCTCACGGACAGAACAAGTTAGACGGACGTCTGAACTTCAATGCTCCCCTCCTGCCAACGAACACTCCTCAACGTCTCTAATCTCCCCGCATCCACTCTCAGCGAGAAGCTTGAAACGCGTTAATTTCTCTCCATTGACAAGTTATATCAAGGCACCTGAGTTTCCAGCCTCGCTTGCAAAGAATTCAAGGCCTCCTTTGCCGAGCTTACGTCCCTCAAAACAATGCAAACCAGCGAAGTCCATTCTCAAGAGCAGACCATATGTCGAGACCCCAGACGAACCACGGTCGAGTCCGATGGACGATCTGCCTAGCATGTTGGACTCCATTATGCAGCAGCTTGAAGGAGATTGTCGCGTTTCAAGAACCGATGCATATATGCAGTTACTGGGCAGCCTGGCCGCATACGCTGACCTGCCCGATGCGGCTGCATTACTAGAGAAGATGCCTTTATTAACGCAATATATTCGCCGAGACCTCACTATTACATCAAGCGCATTTAAACATCTTGAAATATCTCTTCTTCACCAAGCTTCAAGCCTCCTGTGTTTGCTTCTTTGGAACCCCAAGTTCGCTGGACGTATTTCGGATGACTTCAAAAGCTTTGTCCTCGATCTTGCCATTGGATCTCTTCAAAACCCGTCCACACCGAAGACTATTGTCATCGACGATATGCGCATTTTATATGTGCAGAGTTTTCAGCCGAAGCTTTTCACCTCCTCGAGAATCACGCTGCTCTTGCACACTTTAGAGGATATCACAACCCGGCTCGGCGGTAAATCAATAGTTATGATGCGATTAGGTATCTATGAAGGTCTACTGAAGCAAGCACGCTCATTGATGGCAACTTATGCGAGCCTGTGGATTGATCATGTTATAAAGGCTATGTTTCATCGAGTGAAAGACATCCGAGTACGAGCTATTAAACTCGGATTGGAGGCTGCAAAGTCATTTGGTCCAAACCCGTCAATCTCAAAGGCTACTCAAGATGCTTTGGACTTGACCATGGAAAATGGTGCAAAGTTTTCTGACGAATTATGCAGCCGATTGATAACAATGGTCACAAGCCGAGATGGAAGCGTTTATGTGCCTCAGATCTGGAGCGTTATTATTCTCCTCCTACGGAAGCCACGAGCGTCTTTGAACGGATGGGCAAGTTTCAGGCGGTGGATCTTGGTTATACAGAAGTGCTTTAATTGCAGTGACACGCCAACGAAGACTCAAGCTTTGGTTGCCTGGGATCGTTTGGTATATGCATCGCAAACAAACGAGCCGGCTGGGAAGGATCTGACCTTTCTGAGCAAGCCGGTATTTCTACAACTAGAACGTAGAAAGGATGAGACTTTTACTCCGCTCATCGATCGGGCGCTTTCCAGCTATTGCAATTTACTTTATTATTCCTTTCGACCCTCCGCCTCGCATGAACGTCTGGATGCCTgctggcaagaatatatatctTCTCCGTTCCAGCATCGATTGAATTCGAATCATAGTAACATGCGATTTGCATGTAGAATCTTTGCGGAACTCCTTTGGAATCCCCATCCTAAAGTTTGGGTTGAGGGAAAAGTGCTTGAAACCGCAAGGTTCAAGCCAGAAGACCTGCTACGACTGGATTGCAGATGGGTGCGGTCAAGGATTGCTGTAATCCTTCCGATTTTTGAATCGTTTTTCAAGAACGCCGACTGGAGTGACGATGCCATTACAGGCTCCCCGATAGGCCTTGCCTGGATTCATATGATGAAGGCCTTATCCGACGCGTCCAGCAAAGAAATTCAGCCCTCTTCAGAGTTAATGAAAGCTATTGCAGCCCTACTGGACATGCTTCAACGCGTCTGGAGAGAAACCCAAACATCATTGAATGCAAAATTGACAGACAACCTTGATTTATTCCTCAGTCGCTTCCGCTTTTTATTAACCAACATGATATCAATTATCACGCCGTTTCCATTTACTGACAAGTTACTTTTGAGAACCACCCAAGACACCTTTCAACCGGCGCAGACTCCCACCCACCGACACCAAAAAGATGGAATCACACGGGCCCCTattcttcatttatttaatatGATCCTTAATTCCTTTCCTTCCGCACCAACGTCCGAATACTATGACCTTGTCAACGACTTAATCCGGCTCGCTGTATCTGGACACTCCTCAAGGAGCCCCCGATTGGAGATACTTCGACAATTCACAGAAATCCTCGAAGAAGCCGGGACGGAAATTCCACCGTCTGTATCTCGTGTGCAAGATGCCTGGAAAGCCATATCCACTGTAACAATGGAGTGCTTGAAGGAAGCTCATATAGGCACACCGAATAAGCGACGAGATGACATCAGTGTTGGCGATTTCAACAAGGCTGTTGCCATTTTGAAAGTCGGAAATAAATTGCCGGGTTCTTTGCCAGAATGGATCGAGCTCTTCCAATCTATGATCTCGGTTGTGCGAACCGAAGGGGATGACGCCGCTGTATCTGCTGCGATTGACGCAATCTCTGAAGATTGCAATAGTGCCTCTTTTTTATCAATTCCACGCGTCGTAAAGCTATTCGAAGCAATTGTCTTTCCGGGTACCCATACTGCAAAGCAATTGCCGCCCTTTGCGCAAACAATTACCGGCCCCAAGCATCAAAACATTAACATTATTTCTTGCGAAAAGTTGCTGTTGCTCGTTACAAGAGCCCTACAGGATGCCTATGTCAAGCAAAAGGAGTTTAGCAAAAGCGATACGCTTATTTTGCTCGAAGCAGTGGCGCGCTGCTTTGACAAATGCCCTCCGGACTTTCAATCAACGCTCTTGGAGAAGCTTCAAAATGGCCTTTCCGTGTGGATTACTGATGCTCAAGGCCAATATAGCGCCACATCTGGCTCTGATAAGTGCCTCGCCATGGCT GTTCGGAACATCGTGTTGGCTAGTTTTCAGTCCCTGCGCTCCTCTGGGAGTACTGACTCCCAACTATTGAATCAGTTGACTCCAATGGTCGCCTCCGGATTTGAATCGCGCCATAAGTCCATTGTTAACAGCTTTATTAGAGAATGGAACTCGACATTCGGGCTACAGGAGACTCTGAAGTACCCAGCTCGATTAGAGGCAGCGTTGGGAAAGTTGGGGGCATCTACAAGCATCCGGCTCCCAGGCTGGCAGCATGAACTGGAACTCAAGGTATTCACGAATACGTTCCCAGTCTGCGCCTAA
- a CDS encoding uncharacterized protein (EggNog:ENOG410PJDY~COG:S~BUSCO:7490at33183), translated as MDTPELHGQEKLEEVTRLLDILKRDFGERRLERARRIEVLQKLRVHGRKPENAGPIFEKEGIDVLSSYGFGEKDVEISREALRCLANALFLEKETRQIFVDLGNGHKAAEKLKEDNSDDEFLAARLLFFTTYGSNLDFNKLFDEHALGESMNNHIYRHSKQFSKGKKKELTQIDELGLSETLKLMYNVTSYYPDQVDAFSPSIPHILKILNHIEIPTPPLQAPVNYLINALLNLDLEAKKTNHFSTNPLFPKFDQNCNVDKLINILDQAVAVHKPSHLDTLALPLLTLLRKIYDIAPEGSRKYMEWLLLPDDSERDLPIGQSNTLSSRLLRLSTSPVAPHLREGISALMFELSGRNASDFVRNVGYGFAAGFLMSHNMSIPETAKEAFSTRPTKPGEQTVPINPITGQRLDAEPQDTGPPMTMEEKEREAERLFVLFERLRATGVVNVENPVKTALSEGRFEELDDLD; from the exons ATGGATACGCCCGAACTACATGGCCAAG AAAAGCTCGAAGAGGTCACACGGCTTCTTGACATCCTCAAGAGAGATTTCGGTGAGAGAAGACTTGAGCGTGCCA GACGCATTGAAGTTCTTCAAAAGCTTCGCGTTCATGGGCGCAAACCCGAGAATGCTGGTCCCATTTTTGAAAAAGAG GGAATCGATGTTCTCTCCTCATACGGATTTGGGGAAAAGGACGTTGAAATATCTCGAGAAGCCCTTCGTTGTCTTGCGAATGCTCTCTTCCTCGAAAAAGAGACTCGTCAAATATTTGTGGACTTGGGAAATGGGCATAAGGCGGCTGAGAAGCTCAAA GAAGACAATTCAGACGATGAATTCCTAGCCGCCCGTCTCCTATTTTTTACAACGTACGGTTCTAATTTGGATTTTAATAAGCTATTTGACGAGCACGCCTTGGGAGAAAGCATGAACAAT CACATATATCGGCATTCAAAACAATTTTCTAAAGGCAAAAAGAAGGAACTGACGCAGATTGATGAGCTCGGTCTATCAGAAACTCTCAAGCTGATGTATAACGTGACTAGCTATTACCCTGACCAGGTCGATGCATTTTCTCCTTCGATTCCCCATATATTGAAGATTTTAAACCACATTGAGATACCCACGCCACCGCTCCAGGCACCTGTGAACTATTTAATCAACGCTTTACTTAATCTCGACCTTGAGGCCAAGAAAACGAACCATTTCAGCACGAATCCTCTCTTTCCGAAGTTTGATCAAAACTGCAACGTTGATAAGTTGATTAATATCTTGGACCAAGCCGTTGCGGTGCATAAACCTTCCCACTTGGATACGTTGGCGCTACCCCTTCTCACCCTCCTAAGGAAAATCTACGATATCGCACCTGAAGGGTCCCGGAAGTATATGGAAtggcttcttcttccagACGACAGCGAGAGAGACCTACCAATTGGACAGTCGAATACACTGTCTTCGAGACTTCTGCGTCTTTCGACATCCCCTGTTGCTCCTCATCTAAGAGAAGGCATATCAGCGCTGATGTTTGAACTATCTGGCCGTAACGCCAGTGATTTTGTGAGGAATGTTGGTTATGGGTTTGCCGCGGGATTTCTTATGTCCCACAATATGTCTATCCCCGAAACTGCAAAGGAGGCATTCAGCACGAGACCCACGAAGCCAGGCGAGCAAACCGTCCCGATAAACCCGATCACTGGCCAAAGGCTTGATGCTGAGCCCCAGGATACCGGACCTCCAATGACAatggaagaaaaggaaagagaggCAGAAAGGCTCTTCGTCCTTTTTGAAAG GCTTCGAGCAACGGGCGTTGTTAACGTCGAAAACCCTGTCAAAACTGCACTTAGCGAGGGCCGCTTTGAAGAGCTGGACGATCTTGATTAA